atatatatttatgtatgatttttaACGTGATTTGATGTTGGATTTTCAGGAGAAAGAATTCTAGCATTCGCTGATCTATTATTGGATCCAAATAAGTTTCCTTtgaattatgaatttaatGGAGATGAGATCAATTTCCCTTTGGAAAATTTACGTTTCATTGGCATGATGGGCCTTATAGATCCACCGAGGCAAGAGGTTCGTTCTTCTATATCTGaatttattgttgaaaatataaCTATGGATAGGTTTtcacatttcaaattaatccAAAGAAAATCGCTATAACCATAAGCTGTGGACTTTCTATCCCTTCAATGGAATAATTAGCTTTACTGTGCCATTCTGAATTTCTCTCGTCACACTTAAAgtgattttgtaaatatttgatgTCTTACAGGGCCCTAATGTAGAAAGTATATTACTTAGGACTAGGTAGTATATAGttagtatatattatagttgGTATTCCTACTATAGCGCCACCTATTCCGGCCATTGAATGGTGTGCAGGTAAGAGAATCAATCGCAAAGGTCCGCGCGGCTGGCGTGCGAGTGATGATGGTGACAGGAGACCACCCGTCCACGGCGCGGGCCATCGCTAGGGAAGTCGGCATCGCCACGTCGCCAGCATGTCACGTCGTCACGGGCACGGAGTTAAGGAATATGACGTCGGAATTACTGTATTGGACTCTTGAAAAACATTACGAAATTGGTACGCATCTGCCTTCTTCTACTTCCTGTTTGTAGGTAAGTAGTTACCAGGATTTTCTTAGATCTTATTCTTAGATGAAACAGTTGAGACGGATGACAAAACAAATTCCTCCTTTTTTTAAGTGggttaattaattgtattttttacatataactCTAGTTTTCGCACGCACGTCTCCAACTCAAAAGCTTCAGATAGTAGAGGCATGTCAGCGCTGCGGGAATGTTGTGGCGGTCACTGGCGATGGAGTCAACGACGCGCCAGCATTACGAAGGGCAGACATCGGGATATCTATGGGCATCACTGGATCTCAAGTAACTAACTTATTACTAGGTTTCTGTTCAACACAAAAACcatcttaaaaatttatcaaaaacacgttattttttaagtgcaaaaaattttatttcatcagaAAGCTGCCTTTTTGTTTAACTATAGGAAGCTGGCTCGTTATCAGAAGGTGCGTGAATGTAAAATCGTTGCCATGTGGGACCATACACCTCACTGGTAAGCACcactaggtacctacctaacgGTTTTACTTCGAAGAGAAATAGATTTACCTACCTTACTCTACCACTGAATTTGAAACCCCCTGATCACGGATCCGACATTCTAGCAATAGTtaggtacttaggtactttataGTGTAGCTTAAttattctataatattttttcaggtaTCCAAACAAACGGCCGACATTATTTTGATGGATGATAACTTTGCTACTATTGCTGTTGGAATTGaagaaggaagaagaatattcgacaatttaaaaaaatctgtttgcTACATTTTAATATCGAATGTGCCGGAAATACTTCCGGTCATGATGTTCATTCTATTTTCTATACCATTGCCTTTAGGTTAGTTTTTGCTTAAGAACGCGGGTAAAGATTCTTTTGTTTGGCTCTTACtcaaaacacacacacacacacactctaCTCAAACGAGAAGAAATCAAAAGTTTACCTGAGAGTTAAAGAAACCGTGCCTTTGTAGGagcaatttttgtttattaataatataaatatataacaggGGAATCTCAGGCATCTCCAATTTACCCTCCAATTCACTCTAGTCACTATTCTGCACCACCTTTGTAGCCCACATTTTACCTTTATCACTTTCGTTCCTCATTTCAGGTGTAATGACTATACTGTGCGTTGATTTGGGGACGGATATGTGGCCAGCAGTGGCGCTGGGGCATGAGATAGCAGAGTCGGATGTAATGGCGCGACCGGCCCGAACCTCGGAGCCTCTCGTCTCTTCCAAGATGCTAAGACTCGTCTACGGTCATCTGGGCTTGATGGAATTTTGTGCTGGAATGTATGCATACTTCATGGTCATGGCGATACACGGATTTTATCCAGCAAAATTATTTGGttggaaaataatattgttttaataagtatttcagtattaaagttattttagatAGTTCAAGAAAGAACGTTCAAGGACGACAGAATTAATTTCACAACACCATTTGGTACATACGAAAGAACTATCTTAAACATATtctttaaataggtacttctGCCCTGATGCACAGATATGAAAGCCTTGTTAATCCTGCCATGTTAATAATGAAGTGGACCCACTTTACTCTTTAGGATTTTACCAACGGAAATGGGAATTTTACCTATTTCTTATTAATACTGCAGATCGTTATTTActgtataaatatgttttaggaATAAGAAGGGACTGGGATGACGAATCTGTCAGTGACGTCAAGGATTCTTTAGGTCAAGAGTGGACCTATCCTGAACGAAAAGAGTTGGAGCGCGCTTGTCAAGCGTCCTACTTTGTGGCTGTAGTTATGACACAAGTTATGAATGGAGTCATCTGCAAAACTAGATACAACTCGGTGTTTCACGTTGGTAAGCTCTTAGCCTATGAACTATTGTTGTAGGTGGGCATGTACGTTAAAATGCTATAAGATATAATTTCCCAATATCTGTACTTCTAAACGTGATTTTCTGTTTTGGAAAGGTATGCGTAACAGAGTTCTAAACCTAGGACTGGCGTTCGAACTACTACTAGCGTGCATTATTTGCTACGTACCGGGAATTAACGGTTTCTTCCGGGCGTACCCAATAAAATGGCAATGGTGAGTTCGCAAATGTACACTTTCAtcttatgaatttttattacgtACCTACATTCATTTGCAAGAATAGTACAATGTTCTTTTTAATCACTTCCTCCCCCCTCACCACCGGCTAGGGCAGtggtgtaggtaggtatatgtataaagaatcggtaaaaaaaatcatgggAGATAAttactagtgccgtgtggttcccggcaccaatacaaaaaagaataggaccactccatctctttcccatggatgtcgtaaaaggcgactaagggataggcttacaaacttgagattcttttttttttaggcgataggctagcaacttgtcactattcgaatctcaattctatcttaaagccaaatagctgaacgtggcctatcagtccgctcaggactgttggctctgtctactccgcaagggttatagacgtgattatatgtatgtatgataattaCTAAGTTTACTGCACGCACacgatatacctacctaattgtgtattttgtatattttcagGTGGTTCTTGGCACTACCATTTTCTGCACTGATGTTTGCATTTGACGAATTCCGAAAATATTGCATTCGACATAAATTACTTGGAGGATGGTATAATGATCTGACATATTACTGAGTCAATAGGTtcttatgtaagtacttaggGTAATTAAGCCACCATGTTAAGGTGTGAAGATATTCTATGAAAAGAGTTTCCAGATTTAatatgcttttattttttatttgccacATCTTTGATCCCACAAAACTTCCCTTTCCAACAAATATGACAAAAGCACTCTGTGATATTTACATGACATATTTCTCAAATTCATAAAAGAGTTACATAATCTTTGTTTAGAAAAGTTTAAGAGTTtgtttaaaaagtaagtagAGTAACGAAGAAAcaaaatcttataaaaatatatgaacgctcatatatttttataagattttgtttcttgtgccgtgtggtttacggcaccattcgaaaaaaaagaataggatcacttcatctctttcccatggaagttataaaaggcgactaagggataggcttacaaacttgggattcttttttaggcgatgggttagcaacctgtcactatttgaatctcaattctatcattaagccaaatcgctgaacgtggccattcagtctttacaagactgttggctctgtctaccccgcaagggatatagacgtgattatatgtatacatacgtatgtatgtaatttgtttcttaagtgcaaacattttgaatacgtaagtacttaaaaataaaacttgctTCTATATTATTCTGATGGCCTTTGCCTGTGTATTTGactttatttgttgtttgGGTTAATTTGCTGATTTAGAACTCCATTTAGTTCCTTGTTCATCTATCTATAATTATGATATGTTTGTCTCCACACATCTGGTATCtacgttattttattttcgtaatTGAACACATTTgagtaggtatacctatacCAGTCAACTTTATCAGtttctaatttatttgtaactgaCTTTTCACACAAACTcttataattttgttgatAAGGCACCATAAACGACACCCAAACTTCAATTCTTGCAAGTAACGCATCCCTTATCCAAATGAAATGGTTATCAACGTTCCAATTTGTGGCTTACGAACTTAccaatcaaaaaaagaataattactAAAATCTATATACATTCAAATTctatagaaaaaatacaatactcATATAGAAAAATTGCAAACAGTAGTACTTaagtatatttgaaaaaaaaaacagactaataaatttaaaaatccgATGATAATAgacattatttcataaatacctacctagtatatatttattaggtgCTTTATGTAGTAGCTGGCTTACCACCTGCGAGCCTAAAATTGTGTCAGTTCAGTTACCAGCGTCAAAAATAACTTGGGCAACGCAACGGTATCCCTCGAGCTGTGCTCCAATACACAAAGGGCCATGAGCGTatgtcaaaattatatacctacagatGGTTTTTTAAACACCAgccaaaatatcaaaataactttGGTACATGGcgtagaaaaaaattactttcaataaaaattaataataaaatatagtcgcATAAGAACTTAAATTTCGTATGTTAGGTTTAACTTCATTTTCCCTTAACGGTAAAAAAGGTATTACAGGTGTGCGCTGTCTCTCTGACACGGGGCTGTATTTCGCAATACGTGAAAGCTAGACTACTAGAACAAATCGTTTCACTTGTCCCACCATGAGACAACTTTATGGGACTAGTGGGATAGactgcaataaataataaacttaacataaagaataaagacaataaaattaaatcattgaTTCATAAAGCAatcatttgttatttaaaagattttaagaaaattcaataaacataagtagtaaaaaaCAACCACAGCCTagacttaaaaatacatacaacccTGTGATGTATCTTTAAGTAACGTGAGCAAagcataataataaacaaaacaaactgcTACACAATAATATACTTTCTAAACTAATACCACACTAATACTAATTATTAAGTAGTTTTgtacatttattactttataaatactcaagataaataaatttatttttgaggcAAGGTTTATCAATAACAAGTACACATAAAACACACATAAAAGTACTTGCATATAGGAAGATTATAATTTGTCTATTTTACTTAGTGATCAAGTATAAGTGaacatgtttttaaattacattaaaaatataaagataaagataaaaattagaTAAAATACTATCTACCAACCATAAGCTCTTTagataagaataataaattccaTAGATTCGCTAGAAGATTGATTCGAAACCACCATAATTtactaatagaaaatatatttttgattttaagaTCACAGTGGTTTTACTTTCTAcccttatttttatattcagttTCCCTCTCTTTTATATACTACTATCTATTGTTTTACGTAAAATTtagaacataattatattatgtattacaTCACTCGGATAGAGGTACATATTTATGAGCTTAATATTGCACAATCGCGCTCAGTAGGAACAGTCAAGTTAAGTCCTACTTTGAGAAACATTACTTTAACGAATAATTattgcacatttttttttatatttcaaataaactttccaAGGACTCcgttaacaaataattaagtaaaatattatggCAAAGAATCTATAAATTAATGTCGGAGCttgcaaatataaaatatctttggCCACAATGGGAATTGTTAAAATTCATTGGTGTTGCAATCGAGACGTCAGCATAGGGTTCGCAGCGAGGGGACTTCGCATGTCTGCTATTGAGTGGCGAGTCTTCATAAGGGCTTCCTCCCGACATACCTCATCCTGTAGTATGCAGTCTATTATTTTAGCTACAATTGTCGACGGTGGAACATGAGGAttccctaaaaaaataatattgttaataaatacattaaaaataagcgTTTAAGTCTAAAGAAGTTTCAAAAACGAGATGAGATgggaaaaataattgaaaatgtattaCTTTACTACTCAAAGTTTCGAACTATCTGTTCGAAGAGGGAATAGATTTTTACCTACAGAAAAGGGTAAATCTTTAggaatactttttaaatagtcGTGAACTGGATTGAGGAAGTTACAATGAGAGAGGAAACCTGTAAATAAAAGCTAAACCGTAAGAAACACTCACCAAGCGAGTTTAATCTCACTCTTACAAGAACATAACCATTCTAGTAAGAGTTAAACTCGCTTACTGCATAAATagtattaatttgtattgttaGTATTACTAGGTTATGGTTTAATTTGTTAGTACTTACTGGACAGCAATTTCTGGAACTTGATATGATTTATGATAACCCGAAGTAACCGGTTTCATGAAACGGCAAACTGGTGTGCAGTGTTCTGTTAGTTAAGTTAATTATTCCACATGTTAGTAAGTTACATACTATCTACTCTTGTTACCACTGatatacaataattattattaatagtgATTATTACATATTGGTTTACAATTATAGTAATGCAAATGAGGGTAAAGCCCATTGTACAATAAAATGCACAAAATATTGTGTTGTACTCTGCAGCAACGCCCCCTGTTGGAATTTTTGTTCTACCTATGGCAATATAATGTACAACAGAAGaacattatgtacaaaaaacaatttagtatgtacgtacagtaaatttgagaaaaaatgATACTTTATAGGGCGCTGCTAGTGAGTATACTCTACAGCGGCGCCACTCAGAATACTTACTTGTATTTATACTAGAAatctgattttttaattaaactatgTACAAACGTTTATTAGTATGTACGTCttagaataataatgaaaatgtaagcaactattgttttatcaaatttaaaagaaagacCGTAGTTAGGTAGGTACGTTGCAGTGAACACTTCTTCTTTCCTGTCAATAAGGcaattaataaagtaagtactaaattaataacacaGATTTTGTGACAGTAGTAACAATTTCAGGAAAACTATATTGTctgccttttattttttcataatgaataaaaaaaactagccTTTGCTTTGCGGCTTCACCCGCGGTAAGctttaaaaacgtaaaatcaattaattcgctaataaataataaggctTTGCAAGACATTTCTAATAAAGTTAGATAAAACAATAGTTgcttacattttcattataattctAAGACCTACATACTAATAAACGTTCGTACATCGTCTAATTAATAAATCAGCTTTCTAGTAtaaatacaagaaaatattCTGAGTGGCGCCGCTGTAGAGTATACTCTCTAGCAGCGCCCTATAAAGTATcattttttctcaaatttactgtacgtacatactaaattgttttttgtacataatgttCTTCTGTTGTACATTATATTGCCATAGGTAGAACAAAAATGCCAACAGGGGGCGTTGCTGCAGAGTACAACACAAAATATTGTCTTGCATAacacagaaaaaagaattgttttattttcatcaattaaataatgaaCATTAGAGTTGtgttgtggttcccggcaccaataaaaataaagaataggaccactgcatctcgttcccttggatgtcgtaaaaagcgccTAAGAGATTtagaggcttataaacttaggattcttcttcaaggcaacctttcactatgtatatctcaattctacatataattaatctaaacaactgaacatggcctgtcagtcttttcaagactttgtctactctgcaagggatttaaacgtaattatattaatcaaatttaattaataaattattttttccattctaatcataatttttttgcttGGACATAAAATAGCTTTATATGTAAGAGTTgttttatgttcttttttaattttgtttatgttttttatatgttttctgACTATGAATTTGCAACATTAGACATTTTATGGcctttattattgttaagaAGTTAAGTGTTTTTAGTAACAAAATTAGTATAGAACTTACCTGTAAGACCTCTGTATCCAAATATACCGCAATCATGCATTCTCATGGAGTGATGTTCATTCTTTATAAATTCTTCTGTGCTGATTCCTTTAAGCTGAAATcatgaatattttgttttctttttcacatgTAAAAAAGAAGACAATACATATGTGGATAAAGCACATATAcaagagtgtggagggaaaggtcggagtgggaaagACTGGACGAATGTATTAAATGAAGGACGTCTTGGCAATGGTCTGGTCaagaatacccgaaaccgccgagcttgcatgaagagagttatgaatatggatgaagtgaaaggAGTATGTAGAGATggcgtggcaagtggaaaggtgtaGTCTCTGCATAGCCCTCCGGGGaatggcgtgattttatgtatgtatgtacatataaggCATGTGgagaattaaatattgtattttatctatgtgtcatgaaataaaaacataaataattatatttataccgTTATGTGTTTAAGTAGGTTTGTTAatttagaattaataaaacaaacgacttattaaaaaataaatgtaccaaTATTGTGCCGGTAAtctgaataaaatagtttCTGAGATTGTTTCTGTATGAAATTTTTGTTATGGACATATGACAAAAACTATGTCAAATGAGGAATtggcacatttatttttaagtgactTGACCTTTCACTTATGTATGAAAACTACCTTTGATGGAGCTAAAAATCTGTCTGGTATTCGCTGTAGTTTTTGCTGCTTTTCACTGGGTCCAAATCCTAATGCCAGCAAAACTGACTCGGCATCAACCTTTCTTGCTCCCAGTACGTTCAAAACAGAGCTGCTGCTTGAGCCACTTGCATCAGACtaga
The window above is part of the Amyelois transitella isolate CPQ chromosome 11, ilAmyTran1.1, whole genome shotgun sequence genome. Proteins encoded here:
- the LOC106135181 gene encoding protein TESPA1 isoform X3; translated protein: MRRSSPVQQWLDSLPAEPEPEADKPDEAESKEAKSDESKVDDSVTENTVVEVATEKLHEEQNLEVPNSKDTWKRKSLESGVLTSIPQGNVKRLQRDYSVQSEGCSPRFKNPLLRDHSLQSDASGSSSSSVLNVLGARKVDAESVLLALGFGPSEKQQKLQRIPDRFLAPSKLKGISTEEFIKNEHHSMRMHDCGIFGYRGLTGNPHVPPSTIVAKIIDCILQDEVCREEALMKTRHSIADMRSPLAANPMLTSRLQHQ